Proteins encoded in a region of the Enterococcus gilvus ATCC BAA-350 genome:
- a CDS encoding NAD kinase: protein MSLRIGIIHNQEEKSIQVLQRLRKLLAEKDDLEIVDRNPELVITIGGDGTLLSAFHRYNHRLDEVRFLGVHTGHLGFYTDWRDYELTELVNSLSAEQGKSVSYPLLDVVLTTNEGEQKHFLALNESTIRKGSRTMVADVYIKEELFERFRGDGLAISTPTGSTAYNKSVGGAVVHPSINAMQLAEIASLNNRVFRTLGSPSIIGSHEWIDVRLKSNEYHSITIDQLDINRKDITSIKYKIAEERIHFASYRHMHFWHRVKDAFIRED, encoded by the coding sequence ATGAGTCTACGGATCGGAATCATCCATAATCAAGAAGAAAAATCGATTCAAGTATTGCAGCGTTTGCGCAAGTTATTAGCAGAAAAGGATGATTTAGAAATCGTGGATCGTAATCCCGAGTTAGTGATCACCATTGGCGGAGACGGGACTTTGTTGTCCGCGTTTCATCGATACAACCATCGCCTGGATGAAGTACGCTTTCTTGGCGTACATACTGGACATTTGGGATTTTATACAGATTGGCGTGACTATGAGCTGACGGAGCTTGTAAACAGCTTGAGCGCCGAACAAGGAAAAAGTGTCAGCTACCCTCTTTTAGACGTTGTGTTAACAACGAACGAAGGGGAGCAAAAACATTTTTTGGCCTTGAATGAGTCCACGATTCGTAAAGGCAGCCGCACGATGGTAGCAGATGTCTATATTAAGGAAGAGTTGTTTGAGCGTTTTCGAGGAGACGGGTTGGCAATCTCTACTCCGACCGGTTCGACTGCTTATAATAAGAGTGTTGGGGGAGCAGTGGTTCATCCTAGCATCAACGCGATGCAATTGGCGGAGATCGCTTCATTGAATAATCGTGTTTTTCGAACGCTCGGTTCGCCTAGTATTATTGGGTCTCACGAGTGGATCGACGTACGGCTAAAGAGCAATGAATACCATTCGATCACGATTGATCAACTGGATATCAACAGAAAAGACATCACATCGATCAAATATAAGATTGCTGAAGAGCGGATTCATTTTGCTTCCTATCGGCATATGCATTTTTGGCATCGCGTGAAAGATGCCTTTATTCGAGAGGATTAA
- a CDS encoding RluA family pseudouridine synthase has protein sequence MEFNWTYQEQTPLLVRTFLKHQGISKKLLAKIKFQGGKILVNRAEQNVLFSLKAHDIVTVVIPDEAPHETLLADDVPIDIVFEDEHLLVINKPAGIASIPAQYHPRGTMANRVKAYYVAQGYANQVVHVVTRLDRDTSGLMLFAKHGFAHSKLDQSLQQKQFVKKYQALVSGEVASLRDHGTISLPIGRDLSSLLKRQVIETGQKAETEYWLEKRNQRCALVDIQLHTGRTHQIRVHFSAIDCPLLGDDLYGGAMDQGIDRQALHCYSLSFPHPFDAKRLSFELPLAEDMADIAKKR, from the coding sequence GTGGAATTTAATTGGACTTATCAAGAGCAGACTCCTTTGCTCGTAAGAACTTTTTTAAAGCATCAAGGAATATCGAAAAAATTATTGGCAAAAATCAAATTTCAAGGTGGGAAAATTTTAGTGAACAGGGCAGAACAAAACGTCTTGTTTTCTTTAAAAGCCCATGATATTGTAACAGTTGTGATTCCAGATGAAGCGCCTCATGAAACCTTATTGGCGGACGATGTGCCGATTGACATTGTTTTTGAAGATGAGCATTTATTGGTTATTAACAAGCCAGCAGGGATCGCCTCGATTCCAGCACAGTATCATCCAAGAGGAACAATGGCGAATCGGGTGAAAGCTTATTATGTGGCGCAAGGGTATGCCAATCAGGTCGTTCATGTCGTTACGCGATTAGACAGAGATACATCTGGTTTGATGTTGTTTGCGAAACACGGCTTTGCTCATTCAAAATTGGATCAAAGCTTGCAACAGAAGCAATTTGTTAAAAAATACCAAGCCTTGGTTTCTGGAGAAGTGGCCTCCCTACGAGATCATGGCACCATTTCTTTACCAATCGGCCGTGACTTGTCTTCGTTGTTAAAGCGGCAAGTGATCGAGACAGGACAGAAAGCTGAAACTGAGTATTGGCTAGAAAAACGAAACCAACGGTGTGCTTTAGTAGATATTCAACTGCATACGGGAAGAACACATCAGATTCGAGTTCATTTTTCGGCGATCGACTGCCCGTTGCTAGGAGACGACCTTTACGGAGGAGCTATGGATCAGGGAATTGACCGTCAAGCTCTGCATTGCTATTCACTATCGTTCCCGCATCCCTTCGATGCAAAACGATTGTCCTTTGAATTGCCTTTAGCAGAAGATATGGCCGATATAGCAAAAAAACGATAG
- the mgtE gene encoding magnesium transporter, with protein MDENQEELEIHFQQLREELSQSELQAFRDHFLEMHFYDQGQFYQSLTEKERQQVYSYLSPKELADMFDVIEEDDDHVDDYLNEMRPQYAADMLSEMYTDNAVDLLNELDKKPVAKYLSLMDSEHANEIRELLHYEDDTAGSLMTTEFVSIVANQTVRSAMYVLKREAQIAETIYYTYVVNDDNQLVGVISLRDLIVNDDDTMISDVMSERVISVHVGDDQEDVAQTFRDYDFLALPVTDYEDHLLGIVTVDDIIDVIDDEAASDYSGLAGVNVEEVDENPVKAASRRLPWLITLLFLGMTTATLINHYEALVSKASILAVFISLITGTAGNAGTQSLAVAVRRLAISDDKEKNFGKLVVGEILTGLVTGLVTGVTIFIIVGIWKHNFILGFVIGTAMMAAITVANLAGSWIPMIMERLGFDPAVASGPFITTLSDLTSVLIYFNIASLFMERFIGS; from the coding sequence ATGGATGAAAACCAAGAAGAGCTAGAGATACATTTCCAACAATTACGGGAGGAACTGAGCCAGAGTGAGCTGCAGGCATTTCGTGATCATTTTTTGGAGATGCATTTTTATGACCAGGGACAATTTTATCAATCTTTGACCGAGAAGGAAAGACAACAGGTCTATTCCTACTTATCACCGAAAGAATTGGCGGATATGTTTGACGTCATTGAGGAAGACGACGACCATGTGGATGATTATTTAAATGAAATGCGTCCGCAATATGCTGCGGACATGCTGTCAGAAATGTATACCGATAATGCAGTGGATTTACTGAATGAACTAGATAAGAAGCCAGTCGCGAAATATCTAAGTTTGATGGATTCAGAACACGCTAACGAGATTCGAGAATTGCTTCACTATGAAGATGACACTGCGGGCTCATTGATGACGACAGAATTCGTTTCGATCGTCGCTAATCAAACGGTTCGCTCTGCGATGTATGTATTAAAGAGAGAGGCGCAAATTGCTGAAACGATTTATTATACGTACGTGGTCAATGATGACAATCAATTGGTAGGCGTTATTTCGCTCCGCGATCTGATCGTGAATGACGACGATACGATGATTTCTGATGTAATGAGTGAACGTGTGATTTCCGTGCATGTAGGAGATGATCAGGAGGATGTGGCGCAAACCTTCCGTGATTACGACTTTCTTGCGTTGCCTGTAACAGATTACGAGGATCACTTATTAGGGATCGTAACAGTCGATGATATCATTGACGTAATCGATGATGAAGCGGCGAGTGATTACTCCGGACTTGCGGGGGTCAATGTCGAAGAGGTTGATGAAAATCCAGTTAAGGCGGCTTCGAGACGCTTGCCTTGGTTGATTACACTGTTGTTCCTCGGGATGACGACCGCGACCCTTATCAATCATTACGAAGCGTTGGTCAGTAAAGCAAGTATTTTGGCAGTTTTCATCTCACTGATCACCGGGACTGCTGGAAACGCGGGCACCCAGTCTCTTGCTGTGGCTGTGAGGCGCTTGGCGATCTCGGATGACAAGGAGAAAAATTTCGGCAAGCTCGTGGTTGGTGAAATTCTAACAGGGTTAGTGACGGGGCTTGTCACAGGGGTAACGATCTTTATTATCGTCGGGATATGGAAGCATAATTTTATTCTAGGATTTGTCATCGGAACAGCGATGATGGCGGCTATTACAGTAGCGAATTTGGCTGGCAGTTGGATTCCAATGATCATGGAAAGATTAGGATTTGACCCGGCTGTAGCAAGCGGGCCCTTTATTACAACGCTGAGTGATTTGACGAGTGTTTTGATTTATTTTAATATTGCTAGTCTCTTTATGGAACGATTTATTGGAAGTTAA
- a CDS encoding NUDIX hydrolase: MKKAYAIIIRNGLILLVRRPGMPVWDLPGGNLLPNESEREGMQRLVKELLSFDSTIEDLIGIYTKEYSDEITYVYKVQEKISQSKMDSQDYIAYNFFDLQNLPLNIYPERHRQIKDYKGGNYPVRLRFKVNKWVFKLTSFIKEKKK, from the coding sequence TTGAAAAAAGCTTATGCCATAATTATTCGCAACGGATTGATTTTACTCGTCCGTCGGCCAGGGATGCCCGTGTGGGATTTGCCTGGAGGGAATCTTTTACCCAATGAAAGTGAACGGGAAGGAATGCAGCGGTTGGTCAAGGAGCTGCTTTCTTTTGACAGTACCATCGAGGATTTGATTGGTATTTATACAAAAGAATATAGTGACGAAATCACCTATGTTTACAAAGTACAAGAGAAAATCTCTCAAAGTAAAATGGACTCACAGGATTACATAGCCTACAATTTTTTTGATCTTCAGAATTTGCCGTTGAACATTTATCCAGAACGTCATCGTCAGATAAAAGATTATAAAGGCGGCAATTATCCGGTACGTCTACGTTTTAAAGTCAATAAATGGGTGTTCAAACTCACCAGTTTTATCAAAGAAAAAAAGAAATGA
- a CDS encoding MurR/RpiR family transcriptional regulator, translating into MFTTYDFFDYLNRHDSDKTYAKIITYLLTHQTEVQTLTISQIAERCFVSPATLTRFCQAFNIPSFGDLRELLNTNQQMKSYNYLRMRETDFQQLQEQPDLFLGNYAAEITKALQDVLGKIDYPSVDQLLEKIQQAKKVVLIGYTTTLELARTMQTGFIASNKLTHVPETTDLQEKAIREADEQTVILVLSSYGTILTSHVEWITQISKGPAYSVLITQHTQNLITNLFDEVINVTNTNYVQIGNYPLEFFGDFLVRRYAALNEKKK; encoded by the coding sequence ATGTTCACGACCTACGATTTTTTCGATTATTTAAATAGACACGATTCAGATAAAACCTATGCAAAAATTATTACCTATTTGCTGACGCATCAAACAGAGGTTCAAACATTGACGATCTCGCAAATCGCCGAACGCTGCTTCGTTTCGCCTGCAACCTTGACGCGCTTTTGCCAAGCCTTCAATATCCCTTCATTTGGGGATCTGCGCGAGCTGTTAAATACCAACCAGCAAATGAAAAGCTACAATTACTTGCGGATGAGGGAGACCGACTTTCAACAATTGCAGGAGCAGCCAGACTTGTTCTTAGGTAATTATGCTGCGGAGATCACAAAAGCTCTCCAAGACGTGCTTGGAAAAATCGACTATCCCTCTGTCGATCAGCTACTTGAGAAAATTCAGCAAGCAAAGAAAGTCGTTCTGATCGGCTACACGACCACTTTAGAGCTTGCACGAACGATGCAGACCGGATTTATCGCTTCTAACAAATTGACGCATGTTCCTGAAACGACAGACCTGCAGGAAAAAGCCATTCGTGAGGCAGATGAACAGACCGTTATTCTCGTCCTTTCTTCTTACGGAACCATTCTAACGTCTCATGTTGAGTGGATTACACAAATTAGCAAAGGACCGGCTTATTCCGTTTTGATAACACAACACACGCAAAATTTAATCACCAATCTTTTTGACGAAGTGATCAACGTGACCAACACAAATTATGTACAGATCGGCAATTATCCGTTGGAATTTTTTGGTGATTTCCTTGTTCGACGGTACGCCGCCTTAAACGAAAAAAAGAAATGA
- a CDS encoding glycoside hydrolase family 1 protein: MEKFPKNFLWGGAVAANQWEGAFLEDGKGWSTADTAVYTKNPDKVNLPLLQPMTTEKVKDIMDDKVGIYPKRFGIDSYHRYKEDIALFAEMGFKTFRLSISWPRIFPNGDESQPNEAGLAFYDALFDECLNYGIEPLVTISHYEFPLGLSFKQNGWESRETIAAFVRYAEVLFNRYKDKVKYWLTFNEINIIGMTGYLSGGLLADKTDNMLQAQFQAAHHQFVASALAVKACHEIIPDAQIGCMLARQEAYPETSNPLDVMESVESDHINLFYSDVQIRGYYPRYMDKFFRDRKIEIKKEAEDDEILKQGTVDFMSFSYYMSSIASHEQAGEKTVGNLLGSKKNPYLAASDWGWQIDPVGLRVTLHKLYDRYQIPLFVVENGLGAKDVVTEDGKIHDDYRIDYLRDHIAEMAKAIDEGVELMGYTPWGCIDLISASTSEMSKRYGFIYVDQDDEGNGTLKRLKKDSFYWYQEVIATNGESLE, encoded by the coding sequence ATGGAAAAATTTCCTAAAAACTTTTTATGGGGTGGAGCGGTCGCTGCCAATCAATGGGAAGGGGCTTTCCTAGAAGATGGAAAAGGCTGGTCTACTGCCGACACCGCAGTTTATACAAAAAATCCTGATAAAGTTAATCTTCCGTTGCTACAACCAATGACGACTGAAAAAGTAAAAGATATTATGGATGATAAAGTCGGTATCTACCCGAAACGGTTTGGGATCGACTCGTATCATCGATACAAAGAAGACATTGCCTTATTCGCGGAAATGGGCTTTAAAACCTTCCGATTGTCCATTTCTTGGCCGAGAATCTTTCCGAATGGTGATGAATCACAACCCAATGAAGCGGGATTGGCTTTCTATGATGCGCTTTTTGATGAATGTCTGAACTATGGAATTGAACCGTTGGTCACGATATCTCATTATGAATTTCCATTAGGATTGTCCTTCAAACAAAACGGATGGGAGAGTCGTGAGACGATCGCTGCCTTTGTACGGTATGCCGAGGTCTTATTCAATCGTTATAAGGATAAAGTCAAATACTGGCTGACTTTCAATGAAATCAACATTATTGGAATGACTGGCTACTTAAGTGGCGGCTTATTGGCGGATAAAACGGATAATATGCTCCAAGCCCAATTCCAAGCGGCACATCATCAATTTGTTGCCAGTGCATTGGCTGTTAAGGCCTGTCACGAGATTATTCCAGACGCACAGATCGGGTGTATGCTGGCTAGGCAAGAGGCTTATCCTGAAACATCCAATCCCTTAGATGTTATGGAAAGTGTTGAGTCAGATCATATCAATTTGTTTTATTCAGATGTTCAAATTCGAGGGTACTACCCACGATACATGGATAAATTCTTCCGTGATCGTAAAATTGAGATCAAAAAAGAGGCCGAGGATGATGAAATCTTAAAACAAGGAACGGTGGACTTCATGTCCTTTAGCTATTACATGAGCAGTATCGCGTCTCATGAACAGGCTGGGGAGAAAACAGTTGGAAATCTTTTGGGATCGAAAAAGAATCCTTATCTTGCTGCAAGTGACTGGGGTTGGCAGATCGATCCTGTTGGGTTGCGGGTGACATTGCATAAATTGTACGATCGTTATCAAATTCCGTTATTTGTGGTAGAAAATGGTTTGGGTGCGAAGGACGTTGTTACTGAGGATGGTAAGATCCATGATGACTATCGCATCGATTATTTAAGAGATCATATCGCAGAAATGGCTAAAGCAATAGATGAGGGTGTCGAACTCATGGGCTACACGCCGTGGGGCTGTATTGATTTGATCAGCGCCAGTACAAGCGAAATGTCCAAACGCTATGGCTTTATCTATGTGGATCAAGACGATGAAGGGAACGGAACGCTGAAACGTTTGAAGAAAGATTCTTTCTATTGGTATCAAGAAGTAATTGCTACAAATGGAGAATCTTTAGAATAA
- a CDS encoding copper homeostasis protein CutC, translated as MIKEFCAENYTDIPKAIHAGAGRIELCDNLAVGGTTPSMGVIEEALLYAGEKQVPVMTMIRPRGGNFVYNDIELKIMENDLIHAKNAGTDGVVFGCLTEKNEVDEEALEMLLGNSEGLLTTFHMAFDALSKEEQFKTIDWFAQLGIDRILTHGGPLSTSIEENLPHLKELVDYAAGRLIILPGGGIHSGNADKITAALGVNEAHGTKIVDF; from the coding sequence TTGATTAAAGAATTTTGTGCTGAAAACTATACTGATATTCCTAAAGCAATCCATGCAGGTGCTGGACGTATCGAACTATGCGACAATTTAGCTGTTGGCGGAACAACCCCTAGTATGGGGGTAATCGAAGAAGCGCTCTTGTACGCAGGTGAAAAACAAGTGCCTGTTATGACAATGATCCGCCCCCGTGGTGGAAATTTCGTATACAACGATATTGAATTAAAAATCATGGAGAACGATTTGATTCATGCAAAGAACGCTGGAACAGATGGTGTCGTTTTTGGTTGTTTGACAGAAAAAAATGAGGTTGATGAAGAAGCTTTAGAGATGCTTTTGGGCAATAGCGAAGGATTACTGACAACGTTCCATATGGCTTTTGATGCCTTATCGAAGGAAGAACAATTTAAAACGATCGATTGGTTTGCTCAATTAGGCATTGACCGCATCTTGACTCATGGCGGACCGCTATCAACGTCTATCGAAGAAAACCTTCCACATTTGAAAGAATTAGTCGATTATGCTGCAGGACGTCTTATTATTTTGCCCGGCGGTGGTATTCACTCAGGCAATGCAGATAAAATAACCGCTGCGTTAGGCGTGAATGAGGCTCACGGGACGAAGATCGTGGATTTCTAA
- a CDS encoding methyltransferase domain-containing protein — translation MLKKIDRGALFLEKQAELFRCPKCHQEMTKQEKGLRCVNGHRFDLSKKGTLYFLDHQIKTEYDQEMFAPRGRMIRSGMYQPVIEKISALMETGSLLDVGCGEGSFLQQINEIKKTPVSVGFDIAKEGIYLASNQSIETFWCVADLTNLPFANDSFDTILNIFSPSQYREFKRVMKPGGSVIKVVPQSGYLKELRAVYHPDGEPYSNEAVIQRFTEELSIDYRERVTYEFDIPEKNRLDLLEMSPLEWQVSDAVKADLARDPLKRITVDIELLKGH, via the coding sequence ATGCTTAAAAAAATTGATCGAGGGGCGTTGTTTTTAGAGAAGCAGGCTGAGTTGTTTCGTTGCCCAAAATGCCATCAGGAAATGACTAAACAAGAAAAGGGATTGCGCTGCGTTAACGGTCATCGCTTTGATCTATCAAAAAAAGGAACGCTTTATTTTTTAGATCATCAAATCAAAACAGAGTATGATCAGGAAATGTTCGCTCCCAGAGGACGAATGATTCGTTCCGGTATGTATCAGCCAGTGATCGAAAAAATCTCGGCATTAATGGAAACCGGCAGCCTTCTGGATGTTGGCTGCGGTGAAGGCAGTTTTTTACAACAAATTAATGAAATAAAGAAAACGCCCGTGAGTGTCGGGTTCGATATTGCTAAAGAGGGGATTTATCTTGCCAGTAACCAATCCATTGAAACGTTTTGGTGTGTGGCGGATTTGACCAATTTGCCCTTCGCGAATGATTCGTTCGATACGATCCTGAACATTTTTTCTCCGTCTCAGTATCGAGAGTTCAAACGTGTGATGAAGCCAGGCGGCAGTGTGATCAAAGTGGTTCCGCAATCGGGGTATTTAAAAGAGCTTCGAGCGGTCTATCACCCAGATGGCGAACCTTACTCAAATGAAGCGGTCATTCAACGTTTCACAGAGGAGCTTTCAATTGACTACCGGGAACGTGTGACGTATGAATTTGACATACCTGAAAAAAATCGTCTGGATCTGTTAGAGATGTCGCCATTGGAATGGCAGGTTTCTGATGCAGTAAAAGCTGATTTAGCAAGAGATCCGCTAAAGAGAATAACCGTTGATATCGAATTATTAAAAGGACATTAG
- the trmL gene encoding tRNA (uridine(34)/cytosine(34)/5-carboxymethylaminomethyluridine(34)-2'-O)-methyltransferase TrmL, translated as MTNHIVLFEPQIPANTGNIARTCAATNSPLHLIEPLGFSTNDKHLKRAGLDYWNDVNITYHKDLAAFLAFVGEQPLHLITKFANSTYSEIDYTDDADHFFMFGKETTGLPETFMRDNEDKCLRIPMNDEHVRSLNLSNTVALVVYEALRQQDFPKLELTHHYENDKLD; from the coding sequence ATGACAAACCATATTGTATTATTTGAACCACAGATTCCCGCAAATACAGGGAACATCGCGCGGACATGCGCAGCAACGAATTCGCCATTGCATTTGATCGAACCTTTAGGCTTTTCTACGAATGATAAGCATTTGAAGCGGGCGGGATTGGATTATTGGAATGATGTGAACATCACTTATCATAAAGATCTTGCGGCCTTTTTAGCTTTCGTAGGGGAACAGCCCTTACATTTGATCACAAAATTTGCCAATTCGACGTATTCAGAAATCGATTATACTGACGATGCGGATCACTTTTTCATGTTTGGAAAAGAGACCACTGGATTGCCGGAGACCTTCATGCGAGACAACGAAGATAAATGCTTGCGTATTCCGATGAATGACGAACATGTTCGTTCGCTGAATCTTTCCAATACTGTCGCTTTAGTAGTCTATGAAGCCTTGCGTCAACAAGATTTTCCTAAGTTGGAATTGACGCATCATTATGAAAACGATAAGTTAGATTAG
- a CDS encoding histidine phosphatase family protein: MKLYFTRHGKTRWNQEKRFQGMMGDSPLLPESLEAIQALGKELKDIPFEKIYTSTLKRAYLTAEGINKQLVHPAEIVRSDDLRELGLGSLEGQLIPVIQERYPKDMVNLRHHLEAYDPTPFNGEKIEDMLKRINDLVEKAVSEAEEGPLLFVGHGAALTAAIQALTGKSLSELREMGGLYNNSLTILEAKDIKPPYQMIQWNNVDFLEGTGSKPDSLL, encoded by the coding sequence ATGAAACTATATTTTACTCGTCATGGAAAAACACGTTGGAATCAAGAGAAACGATTTCAGGGGATGATGGGGGATTCCCCACTATTACCTGAAAGTTTAGAAGCGATTCAAGCATTAGGAAAAGAATTAAAAGACATTCCTTTTGAAAAAATATATACAAGCACACTAAAGCGTGCGTATTTAACAGCCGAGGGGATCAACAAACAACTGGTGCACCCTGCTGAGATCGTGCGTTCAGATGATTTACGAGAACTTGGCTTAGGCTCATTAGAGGGACAGCTGATTCCGGTCATTCAAGAGCGTTACCCTAAAGACATGGTCAATTTGCGCCACCATTTAGAAGCTTATGATCCAACGCCATTTAATGGAGAGAAAATTGAGGATATGCTAAAACGAATCAATGATTTAGTGGAAAAAGCAGTGAGTGAAGCCGAAGAAGGCCCACTTCTTTTTGTTGGTCATGGCGCTGCATTGACTGCGGCCATCCAAGCGTTGACAGGAAAATCATTAAGTGAACTACGAGAAATGGGCGGCTTGTACAACAATAGTTTGACGATTTTAGAAGCAAAGGACATTAAACCACCCTATCAAATGATTCAGTGGAATAACGTTGATTTCTTGGAGGGTACGGGATCAAAACCCGATTCATTGCTTTAA